Within the Sylvia atricapilla isolate bSylAtr1 chromosome 10, bSylAtr1.pri, whole genome shotgun sequence genome, the region CTCCGGGCTCCCAGTGGGTTCCCGTGAAGGGGAAGTGTTGTTTGCATCTCGGCAACTCAGCCCGGCAGATCCCGCCTTCGCCTCCCCTCGTTAATGATTGAATCCTGCGCAAAGGCGGCAGGATCCTGCACCCTGGGACCTTACAGCTCTGCCAGGACCTTTCAGCTCTGATAGGACCTTACAGCTCTGCCGGGACCTTACAGCCCTGCCAggatcccacagctctgccaggaccTTTAAGCTCTGCCGGGACCTTACAGCCCTGCCAggatcccacagctctgccgGGACCTTACAGCTCTGATAGGACCTTACAGCCCTGACAggatcccacagccctgctgggacctCACAGCTCTGCCGGGACTCCACAGCTCTGACAGGACCTTACAGCTCTGATAGGACCTtacagccctgccaggaccccagagccctgccggaaccccagagccctgccaggacctgcagcaccacagccctgggcatgGTAAGgggtgcagtgctgggcagcatCTCCTGTTCCTGTGCCAAGCTCATTTCTGGGTGGGCTGCTAACTGCTTTACCTTCTTGCCTTTAAAGTGATCCATCAGCCTTTTCCTAACAACTTGCTGAAGTAATGTCTCTGTCCATACCAAACTCCGAATTATCATCACTGTTTGAAGTGCTAATGTCTGTGATGTGCTTTCCAGATTCAGAATCTCACTAAGGTGTTGGGTTTCTCCTGCAGAGCCGAGCAGACAGGGCTCGGCAGGTGAGGGCTGAGCGGAGCAAACACTCTGTAGCATTTCTGTCTCCTGGGGGGCGCAGAGTAGCTATAGAGACTGGATGGAAACTGCTCTAGGAAGTTTTTGTTCTGCCTCATGATCTCccttcaaaatgaaacacagcGCTTTGAGGGCAGAGACGTGTGAATGAGTTCTTGACACCAAAACACCTTTGGAAATGCCTAACCTTAGCGTGAGTTCAGTTTTGCTCTATATCCCACTTTCTGGCATTTGATTTCCCCTGCTGTCCAATTGTTGGCTGACACTTTATCCAAGGCACTCACCAAAAGCTGTGTGTGTCCAGCAGGGGCAGGTGGCTTTGCTGAGGAGAGGACTAAACGCTTGAgatccttctctctttccttctctgtacCTGAAAGCACTTTTTAAACCAGCCTttagaaagaaagcaagctCATGTGTGATGCAGCTTTGAAGAAAGCTTtggcaggctgcccaggagaTGTGCTCCATCCTCTGTGCAGTCCTGGTACCCAGTTACCAGCACAGTGCACAAAGAGCTCGATTAAGGGCTGGGTTAATTTAACAAACATCTCTCCTGGCTCCCTAACGAGTTCCgagctgctgcctccatccctcAGCAGCCTTATCAGCAAAGCTCTGCCTCAGAGATGAGGGAGCACCACGGGACCAGCGTTGGGTAACAGGGGCAGATGACTCCACGGGGCTCTGACAGGGCACCCAGGGGCTGGTTTCACTTTCCTggcccctggcactgccctgggtcTGGCCGGGCAGCAGCTGGCGCCTTGTGACTGACGCCTCCACTCAAGTGATGCTCCCACTTCAAGTCTCTCACACAGGTCTTTGCTCAGGCGAGTTTTCATCTTGTTCTATAGCTCTGATCAGTGTCTGCAAATACCAATCCCATGTGTGAGAGACATTGTTCGAGGTCACATATCTACTTACCCTGTGGGCTGGAAGGAAATTGCAGGCTGCAGTCACTGATTCCAGCAACGATAGAACAAAAACCGTGCAATGATCTTTTACTTGGTTTGGtgattatttcttccttttgattttCTAGGCTGTGAACGAGACCAGTGACTGTTTTCTGATTAACAGAGTACTAGAAAAGTACTATCTCTCCACCATGTACAGCCTTGAGTTCATCTTAGGTGCCATTGGAAACACCATTGTGGTGTTTGGCTAtattttctgcctgaaaaaatggaaaagcgGCAACATCTACCTGTTCAATTTATCCATATCAGACTTGTTATTTCTGTGCACTCTGCCAATACTGGTGAACAGCTACTCCCAGGATCAGTGGTCAAAGGAGGGCATCCTGTGCCACAGCAACAGATTCCTGCTGCATGCCAACCTGTACAGCAGCATCCTGTTCCTCACGGCTATCAGCGTCGACAGGTACATGCTCATCAAACACCCCTTCAGGGACCACGTCCTGCAGAAGAGGAGCACGGCCGTCATGGTGTCTGTTGCCATATGGATCGGGGtgatcctggagctgctgcccctggtGCACTTCCTGGAGCCTCTAAACCCCACCAACGATTACAAGTGTCTGGATTACGCCAGCTCTGGAGACCCCACGGCCAGCCTCATCTACAGCCTGTTCCTGACCGTCTGTGggttcctccttcctctcctgacCATGTGCTGCTTCTACGTGAAGATGGTTCGTTTCCTCAAGAACAGGAGCGAGCAGatcagctctgccctcaccCTGGAGAGGCCCCTGGCCCTGGTGATCCTCACCGTGGTTAtcttctccctgctcttcaCTCCCTACCACGTCATGCGCAACGTCCGCATCGCCTCCCGAATCCCGGCCCTGAACGTCTCTGGGCACACGCAGGGCATCATCACCACCATCTACATCATCAGCAGACCCTTCGCCTTCCTGAACAGTGCCATTAATCCTGTTTTCTATTTCCTCATGGGGGACCACTTCAGAGAAATGCTAGTGGCCAAAacaaggcagctcctgggcaggcTGACAGCCACCGGCAAGGGAAGGAGTTGAGGAGACCCCTGTAGTGGGAGGGCTCTGGGAGGAAACTCTCACCGGGGGAGCGTTCAGCAAGGTGTCGTTTTTCTAAGCTAACTTTATGCAATAGAATAGGTATGAGCTCTAAATGCACCTGTTACCTTTTTGTACAGGAGActtctgctgagctgcctccagcaAACCAGGAGGGATATTCTGCTTGCTCCCAGCAGGaccctgctctggggctgggataCCCCACAGCCCATTAATACTGCAATGGAAAGTCCATCGAGTCAGCTCTTGGAGGGAGAACACACTGCTCTCAGACAGCTGCTCTGTGAGCCATAACGTGGGCCTGGGCTGGGACAAAATGTGCCTTCCTACATCAGCAGGACAGCCAGGCACACCCACGTGGGCTCACACAGCCACTTCTCAGGCTGTGGAGTTACCTATCTTCAGTATAACTGCCTGTAAGTGCCCCTGGAATCAATAGCCCGCAGCAGAATCTAGACCTCAGAGTTCAAACTTCATTAGCAGTTCTACTAATGAGCCATTTCACTAATGAGGAGCCAGTCCCTGCCTGGTCCCTGCAGGATCGATCAGCAGCACAAGTTACTCTCCACTGGACTGACCCGACTTCAAACAGACAGGGGAAAGATCGATGGAGTCGTgagctgctgtgagctcaggCTGCCCGGGCTGCGGGGAGGGACGGTGGGCAGGGGGTGGGCAGGGGGTGGGCAGGGGGTGGGCagccccctcctctccctgctgcactcCTGTGGGCACCCaggggccagccctgcccagggactCACTGCTGGCACGGGaatggcacagccagggagtCCCACCCAGCTCATCCTGGTTCTGCTCTTGGATTTGTCAGTCACCTCCTGACACAGGGATTCACTGGTGACACAGGGACTCACTGGTGACACAGGaatggcacagccagggagtCCCACCCAGCTcatcctggctctgctcttggATTTGTCAGTCACCTCCTGACACAGGGACTCACTGGTGACACAGAGACTCATTGGTGACAGGGACTCACTGGTGACACAGGAATGGCACATCTGTCAGGTCTCACCCAGATCATCCTGGGTTCTGCTCTCAGATGTGCCAGTCACCCGCAATGTGCTTCACTGCTCTTCGGGAGCTTCAGGTGGCACCAGCCCCTGGATAATAAACTGcttaaaaaaccagaaaaaggcTCCTCTGCGTTGTTTTACTTCATTTGCAGGTCTCTGGAGTATCTATGAAACCTCAGCATGTGCCTTGGTGCGTGTCTCATGGTCCTGTGCCttgacacagccctgggacagtgTTGGCAGAGCAGGGTCTGgttcccagccccacacacagagcacatttCTGGGCCTGCCAGGGAGCTGGCCCTGAGCTCTTGGCAGAAACGCAGAAGAAAGTGACTTGCTTTGGTCTTTTTTAGCACACAAACAGCCGTGCAGAGGCTCAGGTGCTTTGTCAATTTAGATTTCCTCCTCGAGGCTGGACTCCCTGCAAGAGgaggcactgccagcccagcacatgcaggtgtccctgccctggccttGCCTGGGTCCTTCTCACTGTCCTGCCCAAGCCccgaggcagggctggggccacTGTCCCCTCCAGAGGGGTCTGCACAGCACATGGCATCCCATGCCCAAGTGTCCATGGCCAGGAGATGGTTTCTCCTTGTGAACAACGTCCAGTGAGGGTTTTTATGGATTAATATGCTCAATTATTTGGTTTGCTGTGTCCACTGAGGTGAGCGGGGTGATCTGCTCCTTCTGAGTCACTGAGGGTTCCTGCCTGAGTACACACTGCCATGGCATTTACCCACGGCTAATCAAAGGCATCTTGCTGTCAATAAATCCACAGATGCAGCATCAGAAAGCTGCAAAGGCAGCACCAGTGCCTGTGTCCTGGGATCCCAGCGTGAGCAGAGCTCCCAACGTTCTATCGCCTGGTTCCAGCACCTTCTCCTACTCCTGAGTAGCACATGGAAAAGTTTAAATT harbors:
- the SUCNR1 gene encoding succinate receptor 1 yields the protein MAVNETSDCFLINRVLEKYYLSTMYSLEFILGAIGNTIVVFGYIFCLKKWKSGNIYLFNLSISDLLFLCTLPILVNSYSQDQWSKEGILCHSNRFLLHANLYSSILFLTAISVDRYMLIKHPFRDHVLQKRSTAVMVSVAIWIGVILELLPLVHFLEPLNPTNDYKCLDYASSGDPTASLIYSLFLTVCGFLLPLLTMCCFYVKMVRFLKNRSEQISSALTLERPLALVILTVVIFSLLFTPYHVMRNVRIASRIPALNVSGHTQGIITTIYIISRPFAFLNSAINPVFYFLMGDHFREMLVAKTRQLLGRLTATGKGRS